A genomic stretch from Glaciecola nitratireducens FR1064 includes:
- a CDS encoding acyl-CoA dehydrogenase family protein, whose translation MDFSLSSEQQMIQDSVSRFILNDYDFDTRRKILKSETGYSQKNWDKFAELGWLMLPFTEEDGGLGGSMVDLMLVMEEFGKGMVVEPFIATAVMGGGLIAAAGNQEQKDDYLPRIMAGELQMAFAYAEPQSRYHLNNVATSATETSGEYAISGQKSVILNGNHADILIVAARTSGDQNDNDGISLFLVDATLPSVKRTGYANVDGHQAADIWFENTPALGLLGEKGKALPVIETIIDKATLAVCAEAVGAMQVAHARTLEYAKTRKQFGRTIGSFQAIQHRLVNMFMEHQQAKSILLMAVLKMDSNNGSDAKALSAAKSRIGKAANLVGRETIQIHGGIGMTDEIDVGHIFKRLTTIQFLFGSTDMHTKRFASL comes from the coding sequence ATGGACTTTTCATTAAGTAGCGAACAACAAATGATCCAAGATAGCGTGTCGAGGTTTATTCTCAACGATTACGATTTCGATACACGCCGAAAAATACTTAAATCAGAAACAGGCTACAGCCAAAAAAATTGGGATAAGTTTGCCGAACTCGGTTGGCTAATGCTGCCATTTACCGAAGAAGACGGTGGTTTAGGCGGCTCTATGGTCGACCTTATGCTGGTGATGGAAGAATTTGGCAAAGGTATGGTAGTTGAACCCTTCATCGCAACCGCGGTTATGGGAGGCGGCTTAATTGCTGCAGCCGGTAATCAAGAACAAAAAGACGATTACTTGCCTAGAATCATGGCTGGTGAACTACAGATGGCTTTCGCTTATGCAGAACCGCAAAGTCGCTATCATTTAAATAACGTAGCAACAAGCGCCACTGAAACAAGCGGTGAATATGCTATTTCAGGTCAAAAATCGGTAATATTAAACGGTAATCATGCTGACATATTAATCGTTGCGGCACGAACATCTGGCGATCAAAACGATAACGACGGCATTAGTTTATTCCTTGTTGATGCAACTCTCCCTAGCGTAAAACGAACAGGTTATGCGAATGTCGACGGTCACCAAGCGGCGGATATTTGGTTTGAAAATACCCCAGCACTAGGACTACTAGGTGAAAAAGGCAAGGCGCTACCAGTCATCGAAACCATTATCGATAAGGCCACATTAGCAGTTTGCGCCGAAGCTGTTGGTGCCATGCAAGTTGCGCATGCACGTACCTTAGAATACGCGAAAACACGTAAACAATTTGGCCGCACTATCGGGTCTTTCCAAGCAATACAACACCGACTGGTCAATATGTTCATGGAGCACCAGCAGGCTAAATCTATCCTGTTAATGGCAGTATTGAAAATGGACAGCAACAACGGCAGTGATGCGAAAGCATTATCCGCAGCGAAAAGTCGTATTGGTAAAGCGGCTAATTTAGTGGGTCGTGAAACAATACAAATCCATGGTGGTATCGGTATGACTGATGAGATTGATGTCGGTCATATATTCAAACGTTTAACCACCATTCAATTTTTGTTTGGCAGTACTGATATGCATACGAAACGTTTTGCATCGCTATAA
- a CDS encoding acyl-CoA dehydrogenase family protein, with the protein MSAVMSITEDNNSEEIQMFRDMVLRFLEQEVVPHYDSWEKNHKMPREMWNTMGSAGLLLVDFPEKYGAAAASFDVCQMIQEEMCRLNLHALATGYNIHANIVAPYLLHIGNQEQQDRWLPAMVTGEVLTALAMTEPGAGSDLANIRTKAIKDGDDYILNGSKTFITNGNEANMIIVCAKTDINAGSKGISLFLVDTSLPGFSTGKPIEKIGQHSSDTGELFFENMRIPADALLGEEGKGFVYLMQELPRERLGCAVQAIGHAQGALDLTCEYVKERKAFGQSVSQFQNTRFKLAQCQTDLELCRALLEKHMLKYQRDEMTVTDAAMLKLAATEMQVSLINECLQLFGGYGYTDEYPISRFYRDARIQTIYAGTSEIMKEVIARGILGR; encoded by the coding sequence ATGTCCGCAGTAATGTCGATAACAGAAGATAACAACAGCGAAGAAATACAAATGTTTCGTGATATGGTTTTGCGCTTCTTAGAGCAGGAAGTCGTGCCTCATTACGATTCATGGGAAAAGAACCACAAAATGCCTCGCGAAATGTGGAATACGATGGGCAGCGCGGGTTTGTTGCTGGTGGATTTTCCAGAAAAGTATGGTGCCGCAGCCGCTAGTTTTGATGTGTGCCAAATGATCCAAGAAGAAATGTGTCGCTTGAATCTGCATGCTCTAGCCACAGGATACAATATTCACGCAAATATTGTCGCCCCTTACCTGCTGCACATTGGTAACCAAGAGCAACAAGACCGCTGGTTACCCGCCATGGTGACAGGCGAAGTATTAACCGCACTTGCTATGACCGAACCAGGTGCAGGCAGCGACCTCGCTAATATTCGCACTAAAGCCATAAAAGACGGCGATGATTATATATTGAATGGTTCTAAAACCTTTATCACCAATGGCAACGAAGCCAACATGATTATTGTGTGTGCAAAAACCGATATTAATGCGGGCTCGAAAGGTATCTCTTTGTTTTTGGTTGATACTAGTCTTCCTGGTTTTTCTACAGGCAAGCCAATCGAAAAAATAGGTCAGCACAGCAGCGATACCGGCGAATTGTTTTTTGAAAATATGCGCATCCCAGCCGACGCTTTACTCGGCGAAGAAGGCAAAGGTTTCGTGTATTTAATGCAAGAATTACCGCGTGAACGCCTCGGCTGTGCGGTGCAGGCAATTGGTCATGCTCAAGGCGCGTTAGACCTAACCTGTGAGTATGTAAAGGAACGCAAAGCATTCGGCCAATCGGTATCGCAGTTCCAAAATACGCGCTTTAAGTTAGCACAGTGCCAAACCGACCTAGAATTATGTCGCGCACTTTTAGAAAAACACATGCTCAAATATCAACGCGATGAAATGACCGTAACCGATGCCGCAATGCTAAAATTAGCGGCAACAGAAATGCAGGTGTCGTTGATAAACGAGTGTCTACAATTGTTTGGTGGCTACGGCTATACCGATGAGTATCCAATCTCTCGTTTTTATCGTGACGCGCGTATTCAGACGATTTATGCCGGTACCTCAGAAATCATGAAAGAAGTGATAGCACGCGGCATTTTAGGTCGATGA
- a CDS encoding crotonase/enoyl-CoA hydratase family protein has translation MQYKTIDYQVQDLILTLSLNRPEQMNSFTVDMANELIHAFNRASDDDDVSVIVVTGNGRAFCAGMDLTREGNVFGLDESKKPTLADMQASDVIPGVSDTGGTVNLSIYDCKKPVIAAINGAAVGVGATMLAAMDIRLASEKAKIGFVFEKIGITPEACSSWFLPRIVGISQALEWVYTGEIFDAKTAKESGFVRSVHAPEELMEAAYTLARSIAKKSQVSITLARQMMLRLSAAETPREAHNVDSLAIFYASQMDGKEGVKSFLEKREPNFSSKSSTDMPDFYPWWD, from the coding sequence ATGCAATATAAAACGATTGATTATCAGGTCCAGGATTTAATTTTAACCTTGAGTTTAAATCGACCTGAACAGATGAATTCATTTACCGTAGATATGGCCAATGAGTTGATACATGCCTTTAATCGCGCTAGTGACGATGACGATGTCAGCGTTATCGTTGTCACCGGAAATGGTCGGGCCTTTTGTGCCGGTATGGACCTCACTCGTGAAGGGAATGTTTTTGGTTTGGATGAAAGTAAAAAACCAACGCTTGCAGACATGCAGGCAAGTGATGTCATTCCTGGTGTTAGCGACACGGGCGGCACGGTAAATTTAAGTATCTATGATTGTAAAAAACCGGTGATTGCAGCTATTAATGGAGCTGCGGTCGGTGTTGGTGCAACTATGTTAGCCGCTATGGATATTCGCTTGGCCTCAGAGAAAGCAAAAATAGGCTTTGTGTTTGAAAAAATAGGGATTACGCCGGAAGCATGTTCTAGCTGGTTCTTACCTAGAATAGTAGGTATTAGCCAAGCATTAGAGTGGGTTTATACTGGTGAGATATTTGACGCGAAAACAGCAAAAGAAAGTGGTTTTGTGCGCAGTGTTCATGCTCCTGAAGAGTTAATGGAGGCCGCCTACACACTTGCGCGCAGCATAGCCAAAAAATCCCAAGTAAGCATTACTCTGGCAAGACAAATGATGCTCAGACTTTCCGCAGCTGAAACCCCGCGAGAGGCGCACAACGTTGATTCTTTAGCGATATTCTATGCGAGCCAGATGGATGGCAAAGAAGGCGTAAAATCGTTTCTTGAAAAACGAGAGCCTAATTTTAGTTCAAAATCGTCTACCGACATGCCAGACTTCTATCCTTGGTGGGATTAA
- a CDS encoding carboxylesterase/lipase family protein — MAASKLTYLCAGVMALFLTACANEKVINTASPDTLRVISQGEIVGFEGEYGNHAWIGIPFATAPVGDLRWKAPKTAPAFDATVFEALEHGSPCSQYAGGLGGVPGEPGTVSGSEDCLYLSVYAPKLSAADIEQDNNKLPVMVWVHGGANKEGTGSLYDGSRIAAEQNVIVVSINYRLGPLGWFSHPALNENGTALDKSGNYGTLDIIQSLKWVKENIAGFGGDADNVTLFGESAGGFNTYSLMLSPIAKGLFHKAISQSGRLSLSSVDVAANFVEDKGDEFSSQQVEIYLHAMQKPDSASSNGIKTALLNSSNQERATFLKGMSTAEILGAYQQKGKPTKARNPDLIADGFVLPLGDPAELFADSTKHNNVPLIAGTNRDESKLYQFKNPELVDTYLGFYSIVKDQSKYDALAEYPSRMWKFNGVDNFAAALSQSMPGKVWAYRFDWDEQARPLGIKIDRLIGAGHGMEIPFVFGFTDKSEIWQQMYNEDNQQSREALSKRMRNYWAEFAYSGDPSKGLDEKGVKWLPWGTSNPQSTPNSDKYLVLDTEADGGIRMDNKVVTLDSIEKDLLADTRLPDAKDKCSVFAALVKGKDTHWPESEYKDKVSGECAMFPLLED; from the coding sequence ATGGCCGCTTCAAAACTCACTTACTTATGCGCAGGCGTTATGGCGCTTTTTCTTACTGCTTGTGCAAACGAAAAAGTGATTAATACTGCGTCACCCGATACCTTGCGAGTTATAAGTCAGGGTGAAATTGTAGGTTTTGAAGGCGAGTACGGTAATCATGCTTGGATCGGCATCCCTTTTGCGACTGCCCCAGTAGGCGACCTGCGCTGGAAAGCACCGAAGACAGCGCCAGCATTTGACGCGACGGTTTTTGAAGCACTAGAGCATGGTTCGCCATGCTCCCAATATGCAGGAGGATTGGGCGGTGTGCCGGGCGAGCCAGGCACCGTGAGCGGCAGTGAAGACTGTTTGTATTTGTCAGTCTATGCACCAAAACTGTCTGCGGCTGATATTGAGCAAGACAATAATAAATTGCCTGTTATGGTTTGGGTGCATGGCGGCGCGAACAAAGAAGGCACCGGTTCACTATATGATGGTTCACGAATTGCGGCGGAGCAAAACGTTATTGTCGTTAGCATCAATTATCGCTTAGGCCCATTAGGTTGGTTTTCACATCCCGCGTTAAATGAAAATGGTACTGCCTTAGATAAAAGCGGTAATTACGGCACATTAGATATTATTCAGTCACTTAAATGGGTGAAAGAAAATATCGCCGGATTTGGTGGGGATGCTGACAACGTTACTTTGTTTGGTGAATCTGCGGGCGGCTTTAATACCTATAGTTTAATGTTGAGCCCCATAGCCAAAGGCTTGTTCCATAAAGCCATTTCGCAAAGTGGTCGCCTAAGCTTGAGCTCAGTCGATGTTGCTGCAAATTTTGTTGAAGATAAGGGCGACGAATTTTCATCTCAACAAGTGGAAATTTACCTTCATGCTATGCAAAAGCCAGATAGCGCAAGTAGCAATGGTATTAAAACAGCATTGCTTAACAGCTCAAATCAAGAAAGAGCGACATTTTTAAAAGGAATGAGTACCGCTGAGATTCTAGGTGCTTATCAACAAAAAGGGAAACCAACTAAAGCCCGCAACCCAGATTTAATTGCCGACGGTTTTGTATTGCCACTGGGCGATCCCGCCGAGCTGTTTGCCGACTCGACTAAGCATAATAATGTGCCATTGATTGCCGGTACTAATAGAGATGAAAGCAAACTTTACCAATTTAAAAATCCTGAGTTAGTAGATACCTATTTAGGGTTTTATTCCATCGTAAAAGACCAAAGCAAATATGATGCACTTGCTGAATATCCTTCGCGTATGTGGAAATTTAACGGTGTAGATAATTTTGCCGCAGCACTGAGTCAATCAATGCCAGGAAAAGTCTGGGCCTATAGATTCGACTGGGATGAACAAGCTAGACCCTTAGGCATAAAGATTGATCGATTGATCGGTGCAGGTCACGGCATGGAAATCCCTTTCGTGTTTGGGTTTACGGATAAAAGTGAGATCTGGCAACAAATGTACAATGAGGACAATCAACAGAGCCGAGAAGCGCTTTCAAAACGCATGCGCAACTACTGGGCCGAGTTTGCCTATAGTGGAGACCCATCGAAGGGTTTAGATGAAAAAGGTGTCAAATGGTTGCCTTGGGGCACTTCGAATCCGCAGTCAACACCAAACTCTGATAAGTATTTAGTGTTAGATACTGAGGCCGATGGCGGCATACGCATGGACAACAAAGTAGTGACGCTGGACTCCATCGAGAAAGACTTGCTAGCGGATACCCGCCTACCTGACGCTAAAGACAAGTGCAGTGTGTTTGCAGCGCTTGTTAAAGGCAAAGATACTCACTGGCCAGAATCCGAGTACAAGGACAAGGTTTCTGGCGAATGTGCAATGTTCCCTCTGCTTGAAGACTGA
- a CDS encoding acyl-CoA dehydrogenase family protein yields the protein MLNQFLHSISKFVRERLVPAENEVAENDAIPDDIVQEMKDMGLFGMTIPEEYGGLGLTMEEEVLVAIELGRTSPAFRSLIGTNNGIGSAAIVFDGTEKQKQNYLPKYASGELIGSFCLTEPDVGSDAAAIKTTAVKKGNEYIINGTKRYITNAPRAGTFTVMARTDPAIKGAKGISAFIVDASTPGITLGPKDKKMGQQGSHTCDVIFEDCHVPAENIIGGVAGKGFITSMKVLDRGRLHISALSVGIAERLIDDALRYAIDRTQFGKPIAEHQMIQVMLADSKAEAYAAKCMVLDAARQKDLGNKITTEASCCKLFATEMVGRVADKAVQIHGGAGYISEYAVERLYRDVRLFRLYEGTTQIQQMIIARNMVKDIQ from the coding sequence ATGTTGAATCAATTTCTGCATAGTATTTCAAAATTCGTAAGAGAGCGCTTGGTCCCTGCGGAAAATGAGGTGGCCGAGAACGACGCCATTCCTGATGATATCGTTCAAGAAATGAAAGATATGGGCTTGTTTGGCATGACCATCCCAGAAGAATACGGTGGCTTAGGGCTAACCATGGAAGAAGAGGTATTAGTTGCCATCGAATTAGGTCGTACATCTCCGGCCTTCCGTTCGCTTATTGGCACTAACAATGGCATTGGCTCTGCCGCTATTGTGTTCGACGGCACAGAGAAGCAAAAACAAAACTACTTACCGAAATATGCCTCAGGTGAACTTATCGGTTCTTTTTGTTTAACAGAGCCGGACGTCGGTTCTGACGCCGCTGCAATAAAAACGACGGCAGTGAAAAAAGGCAACGAATACATCATTAACGGCACTAAGCGTTATATTACCAACGCACCTCGAGCCGGCACATTTACCGTAATGGCTAGAACTGACCCCGCAATTAAAGGGGCAAAGGGCATTTCTGCCTTCATCGTTGATGCCTCAACGCCCGGCATTACGCTCGGGCCTAAAGATAAAAAGATGGGCCAACAAGGCTCACATACCTGCGACGTCATTTTTGAGGACTGTCATGTTCCTGCCGAAAATATTATCGGTGGTGTTGCGGGTAAAGGCTTTATCACTTCTATGAAAGTACTCGACAGAGGTCGTCTACATATTTCAGCTTTAAGCGTTGGTATAGCTGAGCGCTTAATTGACGATGCGCTTCGATACGCTATAGACAGAACACAGTTCGGTAAACCTATTGCAGAACACCAAATGATCCAAGTCATGCTAGCGGACAGCAAAGCCGAAGCTTACGCGGCGAAATGCATGGTGCTAGATGCGGCAAGGCAAAAAGATTTAGGTAACAAAATCACTACCGAAGCCTCTTGCTGTAAATTGTTCGCCACAGAAATGGTGGGAAGAGTTGCTGATAAAGCCGTGCAAATACATGGTGGCGCGGGCTACATTTCAGAATACGCCGTAGAAAGACTTTACCGAGACGTCAGGCTATTTAGGCTTTACGAAGGTACGACACAAATTCAACAAATGATAATTGCCAGAAATATGGTTAAAGACATTCAATAA
- a CDS encoding serine hydrolase domain-containing protein — translation MPTSVNGQCNPKFAELQSEFERNFSERGESGASVCLSVNGETLVDLWGGVANRETGEPWEQDTVSIVFSCTKAATALCAHILIDRGLLDANALVTDYWPEYGKHGKENTTVAMMLNHESGLPAFREPIKPGGFYDWDYMISRLEEEEPFWEPGTRNGYHMVSFGWTVGELVRRVSGKSLGTFFADEVAGPTSADFWIGIPDNFDRTIAPMIPYVPKPDDLILDFGLKLMTEPTSVQALSYFNTGGWKPDDPEAYRAEIGGAGGISNARGQVAMYEPLAKNDGSLVSPERLKSMSMVSTATQKDFTLLQPTRFGPGFMKSVDNRNLRNAANRHSVILGDQAFGHVGAGGSIGFADPECGLAFSYTMTQMGNGILLNDRGQSLIDAAYRALGYKNNDSGVWIK, via the coding sequence ATGCCTACATCAGTAAATGGTCAGTGCAACCCAAAATTTGCCGAGCTACAGTCCGAATTTGAGCGCAATTTCTCTGAAAGAGGGGAGTCAGGCGCTTCAGTTTGCCTCAGTGTGAACGGCGAGACGTTGGTGGATTTGTGGGGTGGGGTCGCAAATCGTGAAACAGGTGAGCCTTGGGAGCAAGATACAGTATCTATCGTGTTCTCGTGCACCAAAGCGGCTACTGCGCTATGTGCACACATCTTAATTGATAGAGGATTGCTTGATGCGAACGCGCTGGTGACCGACTACTGGCCTGAGTATGGTAAACATGGTAAGGAAAATACAACCGTTGCCATGATGCTCAATCACGAGAGTGGCCTACCGGCATTTCGTGAGCCGATAAAGCCCGGCGGGTTTTATGATTGGGATTACATGATTTCACGGTTGGAAGAAGAGGAACCGTTTTGGGAGCCAGGTACTCGCAACGGTTATCATATGGTGAGCTTCGGTTGGACCGTTGGTGAACTGGTTCGCAGAGTCTCGGGCAAATCACTCGGTACTTTTTTTGCTGATGAAGTGGCGGGTCCTACCAGCGCTGACTTCTGGATTGGTATTCCCGATAACTTCGACCGTACTATTGCTCCGATGATCCCTTATGTGCCAAAACCTGATGACCTAATACTTGATTTTGGTCTCAAGTTAATGACCGAGCCTACCTCGGTTCAGGCACTATCGTATTTTAATACAGGAGGATGGAAGCCGGATGACCCTGAGGCCTATAGAGCCGAAATCGGTGGTGCAGGTGGAATATCTAATGCGCGCGGTCAAGTGGCGATGTATGAACCCTTAGCGAAGAATGACGGTAGCCTTGTATCGCCAGAACGCTTGAAAAGTATGAGCATGGTGTCCACCGCAACGCAGAAAGATTTTACACTTCTACAGCCTACTCGGTTTGGGCCGGGCTTCATGAAGTCTGTGGATAATAGGAATCTGCGTAATGCGGCAAATCGCCATTCGGTCATTCTAGGCGACCAAGCGTTTGGTCACGTCGGTGCGGGTGGTTCTATTGGTTTTGCAGATCCTGAATGTGGCTTAGCTTTCAGTTATACCATGACCCAAATGGGCAATGGTATATTACTGAATGATCGCGGTCAGAGTTTAATAGACGCTGCTTATCGCGCTTTAGGTTATAAAAATAACGATTCCGGTGTTTGGATAAAATAA
- a CDS encoding NAD(P)H-dependent flavin oxidoreductase, whose protein sequence is MTIPAEFTHRLRIPLIASPMFIASGIELVIESCKAGIVGTFPALNQRTSEGFEAWLVEIQSRLSDWEKQTGKKAAPFGVNLIVHRSNPRWEADLAICVKHKVPLIITSLGAVAELVDAVHAYGGLVFHDVVNARHGKKAAAAGVDGLIAVCNGAGGHAGSTNPFALVAEIRQFFDKTLILAGSLSNGRDVAAAEMMGADMAYMGTRFLATTEANIADDYQDMIVNSSANDILYTPKISGVNANFIRQSIVDAGIDPSDLTPKADLDFGAELDIEHTPQAGENKSEKKAWRDIWSAGQGVGSIDKVLSTKELVDKLVIEYHGAIAACQKKYASEFAKSDS, encoded by the coding sequence ATGACTATTCCTGCTGAGTTTACGCACCGTCTGCGCATTCCACTTATTGCATCTCCTATGTTTATCGCAAGCGGTATTGAGCTTGTTATAGAAAGTTGCAAAGCTGGAATTGTGGGCACCTTTCCGGCGCTGAATCAACGTACAAGCGAGGGCTTTGAAGCATGGTTAGTTGAGATCCAGTCACGCTTATCAGACTGGGAAAAGCAAACAGGAAAAAAGGCGGCACCGTTTGGCGTGAATCTGATTGTGCATCGAAGTAATCCGCGCTGGGAAGCAGATTTAGCCATTTGTGTTAAACATAAAGTGCCGTTAATTATTACTTCCTTGGGTGCCGTTGCTGAACTCGTTGATGCTGTGCATGCCTATGGCGGTTTGGTGTTTCACGATGTGGTAAACGCACGACACGGTAAAAAAGCAGCTGCAGCGGGTGTTGATGGCTTAATTGCTGTTTGTAACGGTGCTGGAGGGCACGCTGGTAGTACAAATCCATTCGCACTGGTAGCAGAAATTAGGCAGTTTTTTGATAAAACGCTAATACTCGCAGGCAGTTTATCGAATGGCAGAGATGTGGCTGCAGCTGAAATGATGGGCGCTGACATGGCCTACATGGGCACACGTTTTCTAGCTACAACGGAAGCTAATATTGCGGACGATTACCAAGATATGATTGTTAATAGTAGTGCCAACGATATTTTGTACACACCCAAAATATCAGGTGTGAATGCTAATTTTATTCGTCAGAGTATTGTGGATGCGGGTATTGACCCTTCTGACTTGACTCCAAAAGCTGACTTAGATTTTGGCGCAGAGCTGGATATTGAGCATACACCTCAAGCCGGCGAAAATAAGTCCGAGAAAAAAGCATGGCGCGACATCTGGTCTGCAGGTCAGGGCGTGGGCTCTATCGATAAAGTGCTCAGCACGAAGGAATTAGTCGATAAACTCGTCATCGAATATCACGGCGCCATTGCTGCTTGTCAGAAGAAATATGCGAGCGAATTCGCCAAATCTGATAGCTGA
- a CDS encoding acyl-CoA dehydrogenase family protein, with product MNLNFSTEETDFQQEVRQFLQDKLPKDIAKKTKDGLHLSKDEYVQWQQILHAQGWSAPNWPVEHGGTAWTPTQKYIFANECAKAGAPDVIPFGLKMVAPIIYTFGNEEQKQRFLPDILASNVWWCQGYSETGAGSDLAGLKTTAVRDGDEYVVNGTKTWTTLGQYADWIFCLVRTGAPSAKNQEAISFLLINMHDPKITVSPIVLIDGKPEVNEVHFDGVRVPAENLIGVEGQGWTYAKILLSHERTGIARVALSKERLVQLKELAQGSPDGANKLLDDPIFAQKVADVEINLLALEYTELRTLSAISTGQAPGPESSILKIVGTQVIQAIDELYVEAAGYYSMPFVPHQFEDDFEGQHIGSDMEANTALRYFNNRKASIYGGSNEIQTNIISKAVLGL from the coding sequence ATGAATTTAAATTTCAGCACTGAAGAAACAGACTTTCAACAAGAAGTACGTCAATTCTTACAAGACAAACTGCCAAAAGACATCGCAAAAAAAACCAAAGATGGCTTACATTTATCGAAAGATGAGTATGTTCAGTGGCAGCAAATACTCCATGCTCAAGGCTGGTCTGCGCCTAATTGGCCGGTAGAACATGGCGGAACAGCTTGGACGCCAACGCAAAAATACATTTTCGCGAATGAATGTGCCAAAGCCGGCGCTCCCGACGTTATTCCATTTGGTTTAAAAATGGTTGCACCTATTATTTACACCTTTGGCAACGAAGAGCAAAAGCAGCGTTTTCTACCCGATATATTAGCCAGTAATGTGTGGTGGTGTCAGGGTTATTCAGAAACTGGCGCAGGCTCTGACCTTGCAGGCCTAAAAACCACAGCAGTTAGGGATGGAGATGAATACGTAGTTAACGGCACCAAAACATGGACTACTCTAGGTCAGTATGCTGATTGGATATTCTGTTTAGTGCGAACGGGCGCGCCCAGCGCAAAAAACCAAGAGGCCATCAGCTTCCTACTGATTAACATGCACGACCCCAAGATTACGGTTTCTCCTATTGTGCTAATTGATGGAAAGCCTGAAGTAAATGAAGTCCATTTTGATGGTGTCCGCGTTCCGGCAGAAAATCTTATCGGAGTTGAGGGTCAAGGCTGGACATATGCAAAAATACTGTTGAGTCATGAGCGCACTGGTATCGCTCGCGTTGCTTTATCAAAGGAACGCTTGGTGCAATTAAAAGAATTGGCTCAGGGCTCTCCTGATGGCGCGAATAAATTACTAGATGACCCTATCTTTGCGCAAAAAGTAGCGGATGTGGAAATCAACTTATTAGCCTTGGAGTATACAGAATTACGAACACTCTCAGCAATCAGCACAGGTCAAGCACCAGGGCCAGAATCGTCCATCTTAAAGATTGTTGGCACACAAGTTATTCAGGCCATCGATGAGTTATATGTCGAAGCAGCCGGCTACTATTCAATGCCATTTGTTCCGCACCAGTTCGAAGATGATTTTGAAGGTCAGCATATTGGTTCTGACATGGAAGCCAACACTGCATTACGTTACTTCAATAATCGCAAAGCATCCATTTATGGCGGCAGTAACGAAATTCAAACTAACATTATCAGTAAAGCCGTTTTAGGCCTTTAA